A genomic stretch from Tenrec ecaudatus isolate mTenEca1 chromosome X, mTenEca1.hap1, whole genome shotgun sequence includes:
- the AGTR2 gene encoding type-2 angiotensin II receptor, protein MKDNCTVAPTQGSSPSSLHSGLADSSVTHAFPFNCSQKQSETHLEAVPVLYYIIFVIGFLVNIVVVTLFCCQKGPKKVSSIYIFNLAVADLLLLATLPLWATYYSYKYDWLFGPVICKVSGSFLTLNMFASIFFITCMSFDRYQSVIYPFLSQRRNPWQASYVVPLVWCMACLSSLPTFYFRDVRTIEYLGVNACIMAFPPENYAQWSAGIAFMKNILGFVIPLIFIATCYFGIRRHLLKSNSYGKNRITRDQVLKMAAAVVLAFVICWLPFHVLTFLDALAWMGVINNCEVIAVIDLALPFAVLLGFTNSCINPFLYCFVGNRFQQELRRVFRVPMTWLRGKRESVSCRKSSSLREMETFVS, encoded by the coding sequence ATGAAGGACAACTGCACTGTGGCACCGACCCAGGGGAGCTCGCCCAGCAGTCTTCACTCCGGACTGGCGGACTCCTCAGTGACCCACGCTTTCCCCTTTAACTGCTCACAGAAACAATCAGAGACGCATTTAGAGGCCGTTCCTGTCCTCTATTACATTATCTTTGTGATTGGGTTTCTTGTCAATATTGTCGTGGTGACGCTGTTTTGTTGCCAAAAGGGTCCTAAAAAGGTTTCCAGCATTTACATCTTTAACCTGGCTGTGGCTGACTTGCTCCTTCTGGCGACTCTTCCTCTCTGGGCAACCTACTATTCTTACAAGTATGACTGGCTCTTTGGACCTGTAATATGCAAAGTCTCTGGTTCCTTTCTGACCCTGAACATGTTTGCCAGCATTTTTTTCATCACTTGCATGAGCTTTGATAGGTACCAGTCCGTTATCTACCCCTTTCTGTCTCAGCGGAGAAATCCCTGGCAAGCGTCTTATGTAGTGCCCCTTGTTTGGTGTATGGCTTGTTTGTCCTCGTTGCCAACATTTTATTTCCGAGATGTCAGAACCATTGAATATTTAGGAGTGAATGCTTGCATTATGGCTTTTCCACCTGAGAACTATGCTCAGTGGTCAGCTGGGattgctttcatgaaaaatatCCTAGGTTTTGTTATCCCTTTAATATTCATAGCCACATGTTATTTCGGAATCAGAAGACACTTACTCAAGTCCAATAGCTACGGGAAGAACCGAATCACCCGTGACCAAGTGCTGAAGATGGCAGCTGCCGTTGTTCTAGCGTTCGTCATTTGCTGGCTTCCCTTCCATGTGTTGACCTTCCTGGATGCTCTGGCGTGGATGGGCGTCATTAATAACTGTGAGGTTATAGCAGTCATTGACCTGGCGCTTCCTTTTGCCGTCCTCCTGGGATTCACCAACAGCTGCATTAATCCTTTCCTGTATTGTTTTGTTGGAAACCGGTTCCAACAGGAGCTCCGCCGGGTGTTTAGGGTTCCAATGACTTGGCTGCGAGGCAAGAGAGAGTCTGTGTCTTGCCGCAAAAGCAGCTCCCTTAGAGAAATGGAGACCTTTGTGTCTTAA